From Methanomassiliicoccales archaeon, a single genomic window includes:
- the mptA gene encoding GTP cyclohydrolase MptA, translating to MVNWLVFIIALPIHPVGDFISLADVQGRRLLNGFKLTRVGVTGVKKQVTVQRKGTQGCLNCVIDVFVDLPPTQRGSHLSRNLEVISEAVESSVGQPVSGLESLCQDICRDLLEKHDYASYAEVNVLADYFLDRAGPSGRISREAFKLTAQAYGKRGDGMRKMIGAQAIGMTACPCAMETVRDLVKGNVVIEGSLPVISHNQRNISTLLVEVPEQYEVEANDLIEILELSFSSPTFELLKRSDEAQVVINAHSNPKFVEDVVRDILSRVLDKYPQLPDEVLVTARSESEESIHKHNAFAERVTTLGELRDKSSSEGVSLGERSGCS from the coding sequence ATGGTCAATTGGCTAGTGTTTATAATAGCCCTCCCAATCCACCCTGTCGGTGATTTCATCTCTTTAGCGGACGTGCAGGGAAGGCGCCTGCTGAATGGCTTCAAGCTCACGAGGGTCGGCGTCACTGGCGTGAAGAAACAGGTCACGGTCCAAAGAAAAGGCACCCAAGGATGCCTGAACTGTGTCATCGATGTATTCGTCGACCTGCCCCCGACGCAACGCGGATCGCACCTCTCCCGCAACTTGGAGGTCATCTCCGAAGCGGTGGAGTCGAGCGTAGGACAGCCGGTCTCTGGGCTGGAAAGCCTGTGCCAGGACATTTGTCGCGATCTTCTGGAGAAGCACGACTACGCGTCCTACGCCGAGGTCAATGTGCTCGCCGACTACTTCCTGGACCGGGCGGGACCGAGCGGACGCATCTCGCGCGAGGCGTTCAAGCTCACGGCCCAGGCCTACGGAAAAAGAGGGGATGGAATGCGCAAGATGATCGGCGCCCAGGCCATCGGGATGACCGCCTGCCCCTGCGCCATGGAGACCGTCCGCGATCTGGTCAAGGGAAATGTGGTCATCGAAGGCTCGCTCCCGGTCATCTCGCACAACCAGCGCAACATTTCCACCCTCCTGGTGGAGGTACCAGAACAGTACGAAGTGGAGGCGAACGACCTCATCGAGATCCTGGAGCTTTCCTTCTCCTCGCCCACTTTCGAACTCCTCAAGCGTTCGGACGAGGCGCAGGTGGTCATCAACGCCCACAGCAACCCCAAGTTCGTGGAGGATGTGGTGCGTGATATCCTTTCTCGTGTGCTGGACAAATACCCACAGCTGCCGGACGAGGTGCTGGTGACCGCTCGCAGCGAGAGCGAGGAATCGATCCACAAGCACAACGCTTTCGCGGAGCGGGTGACCACCCTGGGGGAGCTGAGGGACAAGAGCTCCTCCGAAGGCGTGTCCTTGGGTGAGAGGAGTGGGTGCTCCTGA
- a CDS encoding DUF362 domain-containing protein, which produces MSEVYFTDLRADRKSKSVPSKIARLFRASGMDQVFEKGDLVAIKSHFGEAGSSSFLRPQFVAKVVDLVAAKGGKPFLTDCNTLYLGGRTNAVDHLMTAARHGFFPPVVNAPLVIADGLTGQDQFEIPVGLKHCKTVKVGMAAHRADAILCVSHVKGHMLSGFGGAIKNLGMGFGSRAGKLEMHNDIRPAIKTPLCKGCGECAKHCPAGAITLRSRKAKIDQKKCFGCGECYAACFNKAISPGEWTSNDALQERMVEYCYGITKDKGEKLGYISFLVDFTPHCDCFSWSDLPIVPDIGILASRDIVAIDQAAIDMVNAQVGLEGSALKKGLEAGSDKLRALYDVDWTVQLKYAEELGLGRRRYELIKV; this is translated from the coding sequence ATGTCCGAAGTCTATTTCACCGACCTGAGAGCTGACAGGAAGTCCAAGAGCGTTCCCAGCAAGATCGCTCGTCTTTTTCGCGCTTCCGGTATGGACCAGGTTTTCGAAAAAGGAGACCTCGTAGCTATCAAGTCCCATTTTGGGGAGGCTGGAAGTTCGTCATTCCTCCGGCCACAGTTCGTGGCCAAGGTGGTGGACCTGGTGGCGGCCAAGGGCGGAAAACCGTTCCTCACCGACTGCAACACCCTCTACTTGGGAGGGAGGACGAACGCGGTCGATCACCTCATGACCGCTGCCAGGCATGGCTTCTTTCCTCCGGTGGTGAACGCTCCACTGGTCATCGCCGATGGCCTTACCGGCCAGGACCAGTTTGAGATACCGGTCGGATTGAAGCACTGCAAGACCGTGAAAGTTGGCATGGCCGCGCATCGGGCGGATGCCATATTGTGCGTGTCGCACGTCAAGGGGCACATGCTCAGTGGGTTCGGGGGAGCGATCAAGAACCTGGGCATGGGATTCGGCTCCAGAGCAGGCAAGCTAGAGATGCACAACGACATTCGACCGGCGATCAAGACGCCCTTATGCAAGGGATGCGGGGAATGCGCCAAGCATTGTCCGGCCGGGGCCATCACCCTGCGTTCGAGGAAGGCGAAGATCGACCAGAAGAAGTGCTTCGGCTGTGGTGAATGCTACGCCGCCTGCTTCAACAAGGCCATCTCGCCGGGGGAGTGGACCTCGAACGATGCCCTGCAAGAAAGGATGGTGGAGTACTGCTACGGCATCACCAAGGACAAGGGCGAAAAGCTGGGTTACATCAGCTTCCTCGTCGATTTCACACCCCATTGCGACTGCTTCTCCTGGAGCGACCTGCCGATTGTGCCGGACATCGGCATCCTGGCCTCGAGGGACATCGTGGCCATAGATCAGGCGGCCATCGACATGGTCAACGCTCAGGTGGGGCTGGAGGGCTCAGCCTTGAAGAAGGGACTAGAGGCCGGCTCGGACAAACTGAGGGCCTTGTACGACGTCGACTGGACGGTGCAGCTCAAGTATGCGGAGGAGCTCGGACTGGGCAGGAGAAGGTACGAACTAATCAAGGTCTGA
- a CDS encoding heparan-alpha-glucosaminide N-acetyltransferase: protein MSSSLISDGGRTRRSLIIGWLKGRGPQGRFWEIDLARGLAVLMMIAFHLLYDLDFFGVLDLPLYSGLLGAFAYSIGTIFLLLVGISLHLSSTVARRTMDERALLRKLALRGTGIFLMGMGVTLATYLILGNGYVIFGVLHCIGLSVILSYPFLRRSWLAAAAGALMVGAGAVLAGQVFHSPWFIWLGLEPIDFVSVDYFPLLPWLGVVLLGIAIGRWAYPDGTRRFQLREDVRSPPLRAMTWLGRHALIIYFLHQILLVCAISLLLSL, encoded by the coding sequence ATGAGCTCTTCATTGATCTCTGATGGAGGGCGGACCAGGAGATCGTTGATTATCGGTTGGCTCAAGGGTCGCGGTCCCCAAGGGCGGTTCTGGGAGATCGACCTAGCCCGGGGATTGGCGGTGCTCATGATGATCGCCTTCCATCTCCTATACGACCTGGATTTCTTCGGAGTGCTTGACCTACCGCTCTACAGCGGCCTACTCGGTGCTTTCGCCTACTCCATCGGCACCATTTTCCTTCTTCTGGTAGGGATCTCCTTGCACCTGAGCTCCACCGTCGCCAGAAGAACGATGGACGAGCGAGCGCTATTGCGCAAGCTTGCTCTCCGGGGCACGGGCATCTTCCTCATGGGAATGGGCGTCACCTTGGCCACCTACCTGATCCTGGGAAATGGCTACGTGATCTTCGGAGTGCTGCACTGCATCGGCCTCAGCGTCATCCTCTCCTATCCATTCTTGAGAAGGTCCTGGCTCGCGGCAGCCGCCGGGGCGCTGATGGTCGGCGCAGGAGCTGTCCTGGCAGGACAGGTATTCCATTCCCCTTGGTTCATCTGGCTCGGCTTGGAGCCCATTGATTTCGTCTCCGTGGATTATTTCCCCTTGCTCCCCTGGTTGGGCGTGGTTCTCCTGGGCATCGCGATTGGCCGCTGGGCGTATCCTGATGGCACGCGACGCTTTCAACTGCGAGAGGATGTTCGTTCACCACCGCTGCGGGCAATGACCTGGCTGGGTCGGCACGCCTTGATCATCTACTTCCTACACCAGATCCTGCTGGTATGCGCGATCTCTCTGCTGCTATCACTCTAG
- a CDS encoding Rieske (2Fe-2S) protein — MLLIRAVVCDIDGRCSHMGIPLERGIVFEGTIRCPAHGAVFDLASGKVLRNLQARDIRSYPIIQEGDELFIDL, encoded by the coding sequence GTGCTCCTGATCCGGGCCGTGGTCTGCGACATCGATGGCCGCTGCTCTCACATGGGCATTCCCCTGGAACGGGGCATCGTCTTCGAAGGCACCATAAGATGCCCCGCTCACGGAGCGGTCTTCGACCTGGCCAGTGGTAAAGTGCTCCGCAATCTCCAGGCCCGTGACATACGCTCCTATCCTATCATCCAGGAAGGGGATGAGCTCTTCATTGATCTCTGA